In one Lolium rigidum isolate FL_2022 chromosome 3, APGP_CSIRO_Lrig_0.1, whole genome shotgun sequence genomic region, the following are encoded:
- the LOC124696630 gene encoding uncharacterized protein At5g01610-like has product MEKALTKLSSFTIPRKAKQELTAIGGDISRISSTVEEKAKWVFEKLKGKPNKSLPDLLRDYNLPPGLFPKNIICYEYDQTSSRLVVHLAKPCEVSFKDSSMIRYSTRVKATLSRGKLSAIEGMKTKVVVWVKVTTVNLESFRSDKVCFIAGVKKLRQKDAYEMPRESVSVEEF; this is encoded by the exons ATGGAGAAGGCCCTCACCAAGCTCAGCAGCTTCACCATCCCCCGGAAGGCCAAGCAGGAGCTCACCGCAATCGGCGGCGACATCTCG CGTATCTCAAGCACCGTGGAGGAGAAGGCGAAGTGGGTCTTCGAGAAGCTCAAAG GCAAACCAAACAAGTCACTGCCTGATCTCCTGCGCGACTACAACCTCCCTCCGGGCCTCTTCCCTAAGAATATTATCTGTTACGAATATGATCAGACAAGCTCCAGGCTCGTGGTACACCTAGCGAAGCCCTGCGAGGTGAGCTTCAAGGATTCCTCCATGATACGGTACTCTACTCGCGTCAAGGCAACTCTGTCCCGCGGCAAGCTTTCGGCGATCGAAGGAATGAAAACCAAGGTGGTGGTTTGGGTGAAGGTGACCACCGTGAACCTGGAGAGCTTCAGGTCCGACAAGGTGTGCTTCATAGCTGGTGTGAAGAAGCTGAGGCAGAAGGATGCTTACGAGATGCCCCGTGAAAGCGTCTCCGTGGAGGAGTTCTGA